The genomic window GCCAGCAGCATCGGCACCAGCTGCTGCAGCGAGCACTTGAACTCCATCTCGATGTCTAGAAATAGAAATAGGAAAAATGTTACAAATTTGATTTTCTACAGTTGTGTTTGTACATCATATTACTAATGAACATTCCTCCATTTGAGTAGACActttatatctaaaaaaaacaacatccaCTTTACATCTAAAAATCAATATAACTTTACTAACTTTTTGTTTGgtattaatttgtataaaaagtccTACCAAGATTGTTTACCGAAAGATAAATACCcacttaaataaacttttttgttggAATGTCATCAAGAACCCTTCATgatgtgggtgcagcgtgatgGGAGTgtcatgcccattttcaccaacaaatacctaaatttagggatcccctaacagcatttagggaacacttaatacgaatttcgttttcaccaaagtttaagtatcgcttataacctttattattgggggagcccttattctaagtgacacttagttagggaaacttTAAGAGactgttggtgaaaacgggcagaAATAAGAGACTGATCTCTTATTGACTAaatcccaccatgttccttcttgcaccctttatgtaccagggccacggtaagtCCGGCAgactttggccctggtgggccccgctggggttttATTGACATTGGCTGACACTCCTTAATAAGCCTATGGAACGACTCGCACCGAACGTAAAGTTTGAACCCCATCAAAGGTCAGAGCTGGTTACCTTTGACTCGTCCATCGAAGTCCTGGCTGGTGGCGACGCGGATGCCGGGGTGCGGCATGAGGAAGCACGCGATCTCCGAGAAGCACGACGTGATGTGCTTGCGCAGGGACTGCAGCTCCGGGTGCTGGTTGTTTGATACCTGAACACAATCACCAGGGTTAGACAAGGGTTCCACATGAACTGTGCCTTCACACGTGGAGACCATTTTCTTTGCATAGACTCATCAAACAACTTTGTCATTGTGAAATTAGCTATAAGACACCTAGTACATACTCTGTAGAATCTTTATTCGTTCATTTTGAATATCGTGAAATATCTAATATCCAACTCCAGAGAAGCCAAGCTACTCAACGAGAACTTAAGCAGCCCATTTTTGAGATGGTAAATACATGATCTCAATATGGCTAAACATCAGCTCATGTAACAAATCCGTCAGCATACCTTGAGTCTTCGCTGTAGGATGGCCTGTCCGCCCTCGGCGCCGTAGGGCGCCTCGTAGGGGAAGCTCCAGTCGCGCACGAGGAACTGCAGGCGCTGGAACGGCGTGCGGCCGCTGTCCTCCAGCGCCAGGCGCCCGTACTCCGTGAATAACTGCGAGATGATGAATGGAAATGGGTTAAAATCAGTGCAAAAATTAAGTAGAAAATTGTAATAGTCTTGCTcacaagtaaatatatttttatctcgtTTTCATTTCTTTGTTGGTATCGGCTTTAAGCCAGACTTGATGCAGCtgttattcataaatataaaaccgaACATCCACAAATGGTTTCACAAACGTCTCGTGAGAACTACACCgcacacctggataaaaactaGCTTATTCACACACTTCGTCAATAAGTTGTCTGAATTAATTTTTCAGATCCGTCCGATAGGTCTTGAGATTATCGCGTCCAAACCAGCAGCTTTATGGCACAGATAAGCCTTTTCAAAAGTCCAGTATTAACCTGTAGATGCTGCAGGTCGTCCTCCTGTATGTTCTGCGAGAGGTTGTAGATGAGCACGGAGGACAGCATGGTGGACAGCGCGAAGATGGTGGCGCAGTCGCGCACCGTGGACTCGCTGTCGAAGGCGCCTTGCGTGTCTAGCAGAACTATCGCCACCTGGAACATCAGAATTACATGTTAATATGGATATATggctgccggggctgcgggattgttccaaagagttaccgcggctctggtacataaaaggcctacgaaggaacacgatggattttttgtcagtaaaaatctgacactccctcaccgctgctaacccacagcggaaggggacatttgatgatttttggcgagtcgttaaaaaaagtatGGATATATGGGACGTATTTAAGGATGAAGAAATTTCCGCGATTCGGCTATAATTAAAGATCATATAGGGGGCATATTTcgggaactttttttaaagaagttACGCCTTGAACTTGGGACACCAAAAAGTGAAAGCAGTTTAGCAATACTGCTTTAATTAGAATTTATCTACATTTGTGTCAAAAGAATTAGAGCATATTAAAAGCTTTAGAATGTTGGTCTTCTGAAAATAGATATTGGAAAAGTCTGCTGTCGAACTACCCTTTGTGGTTTTTCAGGATATAACCCACCTTCTCTCCATTATCTAGCGTGGCCTTGAAGATCTCGGACCACATGAGGATGCCGGTGGTGTCGCGCTCGGAGCCGCCGCGCCAGTTGAACCCGCGCAGCGGCTCCTCGTCGCCGCCCAGCCAGTCCGCGCCGCCGTCCGACCCATACTGGAACGAGGAGAGAGCATGTTAAGGACCTTAATAAGACCCAACAGTTTCCTCAAAATACCTAAGTATAGGTACTTCTATATATATGTCGTATAGAGAAATTCCAAAATAAGGGAAAAGTTTCTAGCAATCTTAAagtaattaattgtttgttgTGAATGAACATCTAAGGGTTTAGCTAGCTAGCAATTCGGCGGGATAGatcaagttttattttgcaaaaatagaAAGCGTTAGTTCTGCCTGGGTGTCACCTAAACTTCTAAATCACAGGTCGGATTTCATCGGCGCAATATCTTCATTATGTAGTATTTAGTACAGTCATTCCAGTgtatgtacacacacacacacacacacacacattttaACGCTATTTTCAATTCACAATTCAACACTACATCAGTTCTCCTACCACTCTGCAAAAATACCAAACCTCACCTTATGATTTAAATACCGCAAGAAGAAGTCGAGTAGGAAGGACTTGCCCTTCCGGAAGGCGCCGGCGACGGAAAGCACCACAACCGGCCTGTCCTTGATGTCATCCTGCAGCAGCAGGTCTTTGAGAACGTCCTCGTCGAGGCTGAACGTGTGGTCGGGGCCTGTATTCACTACTTGCACCCCGTGCGGCCCGCTGCGGGGAGGCGGGCTTGGTTTTTCTGTTACTGGAGATTAAAGACCAATTAGACGAgagaataatattatataggatATAATGGGTCATAGTCGTAGgaaagaaaattttgattggCAGATCAAATTGGCTAAATTTTAAAATGGTTAAAAATAGATTACGTATAGGCTTAACTGTTAgtgtacaaaacaaaataatgtatgtaaaaatgTTGATACAACTGATAAGATAATCTgtagattatagttcggccattcagagaatgcgttcctgacacgtcgcgattgaactgacgacgtaactttgcaatggcgttgcagttacgataaaaatatttttgctggttgtttaccgttttaacaattgaggagcattaaaacaacattattatatcaataatcaatgaatgttattacgtcgtcagttcaatcgcgacgtgtcaggaacgcattctctgaatggccgaactatagcttcATAAACAACAATATGGGTAAAAACTGAAGCTTCTACAATACTAGCACATTTACTAGCAGTAAAGTAACCAACTAACCAAAATGTATGAGTTAATGGCAAAGTAAATCACAATTAAGCGTTTAATAGAGCAGTGGACAGCTTTACTAGCAAGTTGGCTAACTACCAAACttatttaatcatcatcatcatcatcatcatcagcctatcgcagtccactgctggacataggcctctccaagtgcacgccactgagatctattttcggcttctcgcatccagctcctgccagccgtcttgcgcaagtcatcactccaccgtgcctgaggacgtcctacactacgtttgccgaggcgtggtctccactctagaactcgtttaccccaacggttatcggttcttcggctaatatggccagcccactgccacttcagcttgctgattcggtaggctatgtcgacgaccttggttctctgacggattacctcatttctgatgcgatccctcagagaaacgccgagcatagctctttccatagcccgctgagcgactttgaacttgtggaccagccgtaccgtcagtgtccacgtttcggctccgtaagtcatgacaggtaggacgcactgattgaagacttttgtctttaggcactgtgggatcgacgatgttaggactcgacgtagcttcccaaatgcagcccaacccaactgaattctcctattcacctcgtcctcaaagttgtttctacctaactgcaatgtctgcccgaggtatacatatttccgaacaacttcgagaacggcgccgtgtatcgcaatcggttccggtagaacatgttcattgaacatgaccttggttttgtccaagttcatccgtaggccgatgcgtagagaagattcagccaggtcgttcagcatctgttgtaggtcctgcagcgtttccgccatgatgacgatatcgtcagcaaatctcaagtgagagatgtgttcgccattgatgttgatgccgcgtcctttccagttcagcgtcttgaacatatcctccattgcattagtgaacagtttcggggaaataacatccccttgtctcactcctcgatgcaacggtatgggccttgtttgctgattctgtacttggacggacattgtagcggcttcgtaaagacatctcaccacttggatgtatcgccaatctacttgacaacgctgcagggactccagaacagaccagatttcaaccgagtcaaaggccttctcatagtccacaaatgctagacacaggggctgattatactcttcggtcttctgtataatctgccgcactgtgtggatgtggtctatggtgccgtatccgctccgaaacccagcctgctccggtggttggaattcatcgagtcttcgcgcaagtcggttcgtgatcactcttgagaacagcttatatacgtggcttaggagggaaatgggtcgatagttcttcaactgggttttgtctccctttttgaagaacaggacgacaacactcctactccacgcctctggagttctcccttcaaacaggacggcattaaaaagcttctggagctcccccagtacgggcttacctcctgcttttaaaagctctgttgtaatgccatcctcgccaggggcttttccatttttgagctgtctcagagcgatctcgatttcgccactgctgacttctggcaggtcttcggtgaaatggcgtgttaatgtggctctagaatcctcatttccgggatcaggtcgagatgcatgcgatgcgtataaccggccatagaaattttccacttccgaaaggactgccggcaccgaagaaacgacttctccacttgttgtggtcagcttcgtcaagtggctacTTACCACTTGACGAACTTATTTAATAGCCACATTATAAAGTTTTGAATACCAATTAACGATACAAATGATCCATACTACAGTATATAATAATCCGcaagtttcatattatttattaatcttgACATTTCAAGGCAAACTGTCTGAAAATATCAGTTAACGCGTCCATAAAGTATTGAAATTCCCAGAGCAATACGTGAGTAAAAGTGCGAGGTTATATTGAATAACTTATCTCTTGCGCTGACCTCCCTCGCGTATCGGAAGGTCGCTATGTGAATGAGATAAAAATAATGCCAAATGTGGTTAATGCAGACAGAGATAACTCAGTGCTTATCGGCGACTGCATAATTAGCGCCGGATTAGACTACCATATCCGCACACATTCAAATAACAAGCGATATCCCTACATGGCcactaaatatgttttattataaactgcAAATAACGGGGGGACAAAACTCAACGCAAAAAAAAAGCATAATATTGATCCCAAGTTCCTTATTGGTCAAGTTATTGGCTGTTCATACTATTGATTTGCAACTAAGCCTGGGAAGCAATGCGAGAGAGTTTTAAAGTCTAGCTCCAAAAAGCTATCTTGTCACTTCTAGGTCCAAAAAGCCTTTCGTACAATAtgagaaaaatgatttttcgtcGGCCGTAAATACCCTTTCGGGTCGAGTCCATTATAAGATTGATGAAGTACCGCCATTTAGAAACAGATCGAAAAGCTTTCACAATAATTACGATAATG from Helicoverpa zea isolate HzStark_Cry1AcR chromosome 20, ilHelZeax1.1, whole genome shotgun sequence includes these protein-coding regions:
- the LOC124640089 gene encoding atlastin isoform X4, translated to MTGGADRSLHSALSQPVARVEAPITEKPSPPPRSGPHGVQVVNTGPDHTFSLDEDVLKDLLLQDDIKDRPVVVLSVAGAFRKGKSFLLDFFLRYLNHKYGSDGGADWLGGDEEPLRGFNWRGGSERDTTGILMWSEIFKATLDNGEKVAIVLLDTQGAFDSESTVRDCATIFALSTMLSSVLIYNLSQNIQEDDLQHLQLFTEYGRLALEDSGRTPFQRLQFLVRDWSFPYEAPYGAEGGQAILQRRLKVSNNQHPELQSLRKHITSCFSEIACFLMPHPGIRVATSQDFDGRVKDIEMEFKCSLQQLVPMLLAPHNLVPKLIAGQRVRAKDLLQYFKSYMNIYKGNELPEPKSMLVATAEANNLTAVAEAKELYTKLMEEVCGGAKPYLQTALLEAEHLRLRDKALHAFHGKRKMGGDEFSQSYCNQLLLDLDEQFVQFRAQNESKNIFKAARTPSVFCALALLFYVVSGVFGLVGLYPLANLCNLAMGIALLTLVLWAYIRYSGEMREIGVTIDDIANVLWENLMKPMYQTCIEKGMEHAAAAAAERALGPPAPPAANGKHKLL
- the LOC124640089 gene encoding atlastin isoform X6, coding for MTGGADRSLHSVTEKPSPPPRSGPHGVQVVNTGPDHTFSLDEDVLKDLLLQDDIKDRPVVVLSVAGAFRKGKSFLLDFFLRYLNHKYGSDGGADWLGGDEEPLRGFNWRGGSERDTTGILMWSEIFKATLDNGEKVAIVLLDTQGAFDSESTVRDCATIFALSTMLSSVLIYNLSQNIQEDDLQHLQLFTEYGRLALEDSGRTPFQRLQFLVRDWSFPYEAPYGAEGGQAILQRRLKVSNNQHPELQSLRKHITSCFSEIACFLMPHPGIRVATSQDFDGRVKDIEMEFKCSLQQLVPMLLAPHNLVPKLIAGQRVRAKDLLQYFKSYMNIYKGNELPEPKSMLVATAEANNLTAVAEAKELYTKLMEEVCGGAKPYLQTALLEAEHLRLRDKALHAFHGKRKMGGDEFSQSYCNQLLLDLDEQFVQFRAQNESKNIFKAARTPSVFCALALLFYVVSGVFGLVGLYPLANLCNLAMGIALLTLVLWAYIRYSGEMREIGVTIDDIANVLWENLMKPMYQTCIEKGMEHAAAAAAERALGPPAPPAANGKHKLL
- the LOC124640089 gene encoding atlastin isoform X3 translates to MAEVEGHKHRETNYHEGEALSQPVARVEAPITEKPSPPPRSGPHGVQVVNTGPDHTFSLDEDVLKDLLLQDDIKDRPVVVLSVAGAFRKGKSFLLDFFLRYLNHKYGSDGGADWLGGDEEPLRGFNWRGGSERDTTGILMWSEIFKATLDNGEKVAIVLLDTQGAFDSESTVRDCATIFALSTMLSSVLIYNLSQNIQEDDLQHLQLFTEYGRLALEDSGRTPFQRLQFLVRDWSFPYEAPYGAEGGQAILQRRLKVSNNQHPELQSLRKHITSCFSEIACFLMPHPGIRVATSQDFDGRVKDIEMEFKCSLQQLVPMLLAPHNLVPKLIAGQRVRAKDLLQYFKSYMNIYKGNELPEPKSMLVATAEANNLTAVAEAKELYTKLMEEVCGGAKPYLQTALLEAEHLRLRDKALHAFHGKRKMGGDEFSQSYCNQLLLDLDEQFVQFRAQNESKNIFKAARTPSVFCALALLFYVVSGVFGLVGLYPLANLCNLAMGIALLTLVLWAYIRYSGEMREIGVTIDDIANVLWENLMKPMYQTCIEKGMEHAAAAAAERALGPPAPPAANGKHKLL
- the LOC124640089 gene encoding atlastin isoform X5 produces the protein MAEVEGHKHRETNYHEGEVTEKPSPPPRSGPHGVQVVNTGPDHTFSLDEDVLKDLLLQDDIKDRPVVVLSVAGAFRKGKSFLLDFFLRYLNHKYGSDGGADWLGGDEEPLRGFNWRGGSERDTTGILMWSEIFKATLDNGEKVAIVLLDTQGAFDSESTVRDCATIFALSTMLSSVLIYNLSQNIQEDDLQHLQLFTEYGRLALEDSGRTPFQRLQFLVRDWSFPYEAPYGAEGGQAILQRRLKVSNNQHPELQSLRKHITSCFSEIACFLMPHPGIRVATSQDFDGRVKDIEMEFKCSLQQLVPMLLAPHNLVPKLIAGQRVRAKDLLQYFKSYMNIYKGNELPEPKSMLVATAEANNLTAVAEAKELYTKLMEEVCGGAKPYLQTALLEAEHLRLRDKALHAFHGKRKMGGDEFSQSYCNQLLLDLDEQFVQFRAQNESKNIFKAARTPSVFCALALLFYVVSGVFGLVGLYPLANLCNLAMGIALLTLVLWAYIRYSGEMREIGVTIDDIANVLWENLMKPMYQTCIEKGMEHAAAAAAERALGPPAPPAANGKHKLL